In Burkholderia sp. NRF60-BP8, a single window of DNA contains:
- a CDS encoding YhfC family intramembrane metalloprotease, which produces MTVAPVTLAALIAATLIIALLPLVLYRILRKPLALNRRDTIVGVAVFTLFAMILERAFHGLVLSHTPEDGWLTQPLAFVAYGALATAVFEEVGRYLGMRVLNRRYGASAGDARGIGYGIGHGGAEAWFVGVLVWGQWSYLAWLASRGQLETQLSDLPVDTVVRLHMMLATLSVQSILLLLLERCAAFAVQLALSVLVWRGVRAGRMAVLPLAIVLHALAATPTLLYQVRVLPAAWVEAAYFVLAAILAVVLAKACRPSRAAA; this is translated from the coding sequence ATGACTGTCGCTCCCGTCACGCTGGCGGCGCTGATCGCCGCCACGCTGATCATCGCGCTGCTGCCGCTCGTCCTCTACCGCATCCTGCGCAAGCCGCTTGCGCTCAATCGCCGTGACACGATCGTCGGCGTCGCCGTCTTCACGCTGTTTGCCATGATCCTCGAGCGCGCGTTCCACGGGCTCGTGCTGAGCCACACGCCCGAGGACGGCTGGCTCACGCAGCCGCTCGCGTTCGTCGCGTACGGCGCGCTTGCGACCGCCGTATTCGAGGAAGTCGGCCGCTATCTCGGGATGCGCGTGCTGAACCGTCGCTATGGCGCATCGGCCGGCGACGCTCGCGGCATCGGCTACGGGATCGGTCACGGCGGCGCCGAAGCGTGGTTCGTCGGCGTGCTGGTGTGGGGCCAGTGGTCGTATCTCGCGTGGCTCGCGAGCCGCGGCCAGCTCGAGACGCAGTTGTCCGACCTGCCGGTCGACACCGTCGTGCGGCTGCACATGATGCTCGCGACGCTGTCGGTCCAGTCGATCCTGCTGTTGCTGCTCGAACGCTGCGCGGCGTTCGCGGTGCAACTGGCGCTGTCGGTGCTGGTGTGGCGCGGCGTGCGGGCCGGCCGGATGGCCGTGTTGCCGCTCGCGATCGTGCTGCATGCGCTCGCGGCGACGCCGACGCTGCTGTACCAGGTGCGCGTGCTGCCGGCCGCATGGGTCGAGGCCGCGTATTTCGTGCTGGCCGCGATCCTGGCGGTCGTGCTGGCGAAGGCGTGCCGGCCGTCGCGTGCGGCGGCCTGA
- a CDS encoding LacI family DNA-binding transcriptional regulator, translated as MTDSQPSTTRPATISDVAREAGTGKTSVSRYLNGETHVLSVDLRQRIEAAIARLNYRPNQMARGLKRGRNRLLGMLAADLTNPYTVEVLQGVEAACHALGYMPLICHAANEVEMERRFLQLLTTYRVEGLIVNALGADEDVLRPLRGAGIPAVLVDRTVEGFEADLIGLDNDDAIETALAHLVEHGFDAIHFVVQPFERVSSRRVREAAFRAALAARGLAVPSTVVLDLNAPDAAAAALADVDARIDHAARRGVRAALFAANAPVALAIARHLRARFGAAWQQQAALLSIDDPEWAELIGITTIRQPTYEIGYKAVEFVHERIDGAAGDVRVAMLPGELIARASTAS; from the coding sequence GTGACCGATTCGCAACCTTCCACGACGCGTCCGGCGACGATCAGCGACGTCGCGCGCGAGGCCGGTACGGGTAAGACCAGCGTTTCGCGCTACCTGAACGGCGAGACGCACGTGCTGTCCGTCGATCTGCGCCAGCGGATCGAAGCGGCCATCGCGCGGCTCAACTACCGGCCGAACCAGATGGCGCGCGGGCTCAAGCGCGGCCGCAACCGGCTGCTCGGCATGCTCGCGGCCGACCTGACCAATCCTTACACCGTCGAAGTGCTGCAGGGCGTCGAGGCCGCGTGCCATGCGCTCGGCTACATGCCGCTCATCTGTCACGCAGCGAACGAAGTCGAGATGGAGCGCCGTTTCCTGCAACTGCTCACGACCTACCGCGTCGAAGGGCTGATCGTCAACGCGCTCGGCGCCGACGAAGACGTGCTGCGCCCGTTGCGCGGCGCGGGCATTCCGGCCGTGCTCGTCGACCGCACGGTCGAGGGCTTCGAGGCCGACCTGATCGGCCTCGACAACGACGACGCGATCGAGACCGCGCTCGCGCACCTGGTCGAACACGGTTTCGACGCGATCCATTTCGTCGTGCAGCCGTTCGAGCGCGTCAGCTCGCGGCGCGTGCGCGAGGCCGCGTTCCGCGCGGCGCTGGCCGCGCGCGGGCTGGCGGTGCCGTCGACGGTCGTGCTCGACCTGAACGCGCCCGACGCGGCCGCGGCGGCGCTCGCCGACGTCGATGCGCGCATCGATCACGCGGCCCGGCGCGGCGTGCGCGCGGCGCTGTTCGCCGCGAATGCGCCGGTCGCGCTGGCGATCGCGCGCCACCTGCGCGCGCGCTTCGGCGCCGCGTGGCAGCAGCAGGCGGCGCTGCTGTCGATCGACGATCCGGAATGGGCCGAGTTGATCGGCATCACGACGATCCGTCAGCCCACCTACGAAATCGGCTACAAGGCCGTCGAATTCGTGCACGAGCGGATCGACGGCGCGGCGGGCGACGTGCGCGTCGCGATGCTGCCCGGCGAGCTGATTGCGCGCGCGTCGACCGCAAGCTGA
- a CDS encoding NAD(P)-dependent oxidoreductase, which translates to MKPRIVAYKPLPDDVLAYLREHAEVVQADGADALAAALGDADGAIGASLKVTPQMLDRAPRLKAWSTISVGYDNFDVADLTRRGIVLAHTPDVLTESTADTVFSLILASARRVVELAEWVKAGHWHRSIGPDLYGTDVQGKTLGIVGLGRIGGAVARRAALGFRMQVLYANRSAHAEAETQYGARRVTLDALLAQSDFVCLQVPLSPDTRHLIGAPEFAKMKRSAILINASRGPVVDEAALVDALRAGTIRGAGLDVFEKEPLPADSPLLQMKNVVALPHIGSATHETRHAMARCAAENLVGALAGTLRTNLVNPDALAHA; encoded by the coding sequence ATGAAGCCCCGTATCGTCGCGTACAAGCCGCTGCCCGATGACGTTCTCGCGTACCTGCGCGAGCATGCGGAGGTGGTGCAGGCCGACGGCGCCGACGCGCTTGCCGCTGCGCTCGGCGACGCGGACGGCGCGATCGGCGCGAGCCTGAAGGTCACGCCGCAGATGCTCGACCGCGCGCCGCGGCTGAAGGCGTGGTCGACGATCTCGGTCGGCTACGACAACTTCGACGTCGCCGATCTCACGCGGCGCGGCATCGTGCTCGCGCATACGCCGGACGTGCTGACCGAGTCGACGGCCGACACGGTGTTTTCGCTGATCCTGGCCTCCGCACGGCGCGTGGTCGAACTGGCCGAATGGGTGAAGGCCGGCCACTGGCATCGCAGCATCGGCCCGGACCTGTACGGCACCGACGTGCAGGGCAAGACGCTCGGCATCGTCGGGCTCGGGCGGATCGGCGGCGCGGTCGCGCGGCGCGCGGCGCTCGGCTTCCGGATGCAGGTGCTGTACGCGAACCGGTCCGCGCATGCCGAGGCCGAGACGCAGTACGGCGCCCGGCGCGTGACGCTCGACGCGCTGCTCGCGCAGTCGGATTTCGTGTGCTTGCAGGTGCCGTTATCGCCCGACACGCGCCACCTGATCGGCGCACCCGAATTCGCGAAGATGAAGCGCAGTGCGATCCTGATCAACGCGTCGCGCGGGCCCGTCGTCGACGAAGCCGCGCTGGTCGACGCGCTGCGCGCGGGCACGATCCGGGGCGCGGGGCTCGACGTGTTCGAGAAGGAGCCGCTGCCGGCGGATTCGCCGCTGCTGCAGATGAAGAACGTCGTCGCGCTGCCGCATATCGGCTCGGCGACGCACGAGACGCGCCATGCGATGGCGCGCTGCGCCGCGGAAAACCTGGTCGGCGCGCTGGCCGGCACGCTGCGCACGAATCTCGTCAATCCGGATGCGCTGGCGCACGCCTGA
- a CDS encoding MFS transporter, with the protein MAANLAARRWWTIMPIVFITYSLAYLDRANYGFAAAAGINQDLGISKGLSSLIGALFFLGYFFFQIPGAIYAERRSVKKLVFVSLVLWGGCAALTGVVSNIPSLMAIRFVLGVVEAAVMPAMLIYISNWFTKNERSRANTFLILGNPVTVLWMSIVSGYLVHEFGWRHMFIAEGVPAVIWAVCWWCLVQDKPADSPWLSAQEKRDLDAALAAEQAAIKPVRNYGEAFRSPAVIKLCAQYFCWSIGVYGFVLWLPSIVKNGSDLGMVATGWLSALPYLAATIAMLAASWASDKVGSRRGFVWPFLLVGAAAFAASYALGSSHFWISYALLVVAGAAMYAPYGPFFAIVPELLPKNVAGGAMALINSMGALGSFVGSYFVGYLNGATGSPVASYAFMSAALVAAVILTLSVKPQARDAHPLAAPLQGK; encoded by the coding sequence ATGGCAGCCAATCTCGCAGCCCGTCGGTGGTGGACGATCATGCCGATCGTCTTCATCACGTACAGCCTCGCTTACCTCGATCGCGCGAACTACGGGTTCGCGGCAGCGGCCGGCATCAACCAGGACCTCGGGATCAGCAAGGGCCTGTCGTCGCTGATCGGCGCGCTGTTCTTCCTCGGCTACTTCTTCTTCCAGATCCCCGGCGCGATCTACGCGGAACGCCGCAGCGTGAAGAAGCTCGTGTTCGTCAGTCTCGTGCTGTGGGGCGGCTGCGCGGCCCTGACCGGCGTGGTCAGCAACATCCCGTCGCTGATGGCGATCCGCTTCGTGCTGGGCGTCGTCGAGGCGGCCGTGATGCCGGCGATGCTGATCTACATCAGCAACTGGTTCACGAAGAACGAGCGCTCGCGCGCGAATACGTTTCTGATCCTCGGCAATCCGGTCACCGTGCTGTGGATGTCGATCGTGTCCGGTTATCTCGTGCATGAATTCGGCTGGCGCCACATGTTCATCGCCGAAGGCGTCCCGGCCGTCATCTGGGCCGTGTGCTGGTGGTGCCTCGTGCAGGACAAGCCGGCCGATTCGCCGTGGCTCAGCGCGCAGGAAAAGCGCGACCTCGACGCCGCGCTCGCGGCCGAGCAGGCGGCGATCAAGCCGGTCCGCAACTATGGCGAGGCATTCCGCTCGCCGGCCGTGATCAAGCTGTGCGCGCAGTATTTCTGCTGGAGCATCGGCGTGTACGGCTTCGTGCTGTGGCTGCCGTCGATCGTGAAGAACGGTTCCGATCTCGGGATGGTCGCGACCGGCTGGCTGTCCGCGCTGCCGTACCTCGCGGCGACGATCGCGATGCTCGCCGCGTCGTGGGCGTCCGACAAGGTCGGTTCGCGCCGCGGCTTCGTTTGGCCGTTCCTGCTGGTCGGCGCGGCCGCGTTCGCCGCGTCGTACGCGCTCGGCTCGTCGCATTTCTGGATCTCGTATGCGCTGCTGGTCGTCGCGGGCGCCGCGATGTACGCACCGTACGGCCCGTTCTTCGCGATCGTGCCGGAACTGCTGCCGAAGAACGTCGCCGGCGGCGCGATGGCGCTGATCAACAGCATGGGCGCGCTCGGTTCGTTCGTCGGCTCGTATTTCGTCGGCTACCTGAACGGCGCGACCGGGTCGCCCGTCGCGTCGTACGCCTTCATGAGCGCCGCGCTCGTCGCCGCGGTGATCCTCACGCTGTCCGTCAAACCCCAGGCGCGCGATGCGCATCCGCTCGCGGCGCCGCTGCAAGGAAAATGA